In a genomic window of Halalkalicoccus sp. CG83:
- a CDS encoding PHP domain-containing protein, with the protein MPYADLHVHTTASDGAMPLSAVPRAARTADVQVVAITDHDRPHPGLGAPVSRRDGIDLIRGIELRVDPAEGDAIDLLGYGVRETAELDALVDRIQRNRIERGGEIVARVEDRLGIDLALEATPGLGRPHVARAIDEHPESGYDYETAFAELIGADGPCYVPREIPSFDRGVATLRESCALVGLAHPFRYRDPESALALAADLDAVERFYPYGRPVDTDVLDRAIEEHGLIATGGSDAHDDRLGRAGLSETAYGAVEARLP; encoded by the coding sequence ATGCCGTACGCCGACCTGCACGTTCATACGACCGCCTCGGACGGAGCGATGCCGCTGTCGGCCGTACCTCGGGCCGCCCGGACGGCCGACGTGCAGGTCGTCGCGATCACGGATCACGACCGTCCCCATCCCGGTCTAGGGGCGCCGGTCAGCCGACGTGACGGGATCGATCTGATCCGCGGAATCGAGCTTCGGGTCGACCCCGCCGAGGGAGACGCTATCGATCTGCTGGGTTACGGCGTCCGCGAGACGGCCGAACTCGATGCGCTGGTCGATCGGATCCAGCGAAACCGGATCGAGCGTGGCGGGGAGATCGTCGCGCGCGTCGAGGACCGACTCGGGATCGACCTCGCGCTCGAGGCGACGCCGGGGCTCGGCCGACCCCACGTCGCCCGAGCGATCGACGAACATCCGGAGTCGGGCTACGACTACGAGACGGCGTTCGCCGAACTGATCGGGGCCGACGGACCGTGTTACGTCCCGCGCGAGATCCCGAGCTTCGATCGGGGAGTCGCGACGCTCCGCGAGTCGTGCGCGCTCGTCGGTCTCGCCCACCCGTTCCGATACCGCGATCCCGAGTCGGCGCTCGCACTCGCGGCCGACCTGGACGCAGTCGAGCGGTTCTACCCCTACGGTCGGCCCGTCGACACCGACGTGCTGGATCGGGCCATCGAGGAACACGGACTGATCGCGACGGGCGGCAGCGACGCACACGACGACCGCCTCGGCCGCGCGGGACTGAGCGAGACGGCGTACGGGGCCGTCGAGGCGCGGCTGCCGTAA
- a CDS encoding DUF5789 family protein — protein MVYTSTNALFDEHAYPTTTGELIESYGQEELQLADGSQTVEDALSVLGQETFESAEEARYAVYTGLSSAAIGRVGYSDRDPTPPGCDGQPPVSF, from the coding sequence ATGGTGTACACGAGCACGAACGCGCTCTTCGACGAACACGCGTACCCGACTACGACCGGCGAACTGATAGAGAGCTACGGCCAGGAGGAGCTCCAGCTCGCGGACGGATCCCAGACCGTCGAGGACGCCCTGAGCGTGCTGGGACAGGAGACGTTCGAGTCCGCGGAGGAGGCCCGCTACGCGGTGTACACTGGACTGAGTAGCGCGGCGATCGGACGGGTGGGCTACAGCGATCGGGATCCGACCCCGCCCGGCTGTGACGGCCAGCCCCCGGTCTCGTTCTGA
- a CDS encoding cation diffusion facilitator family transporter produces the protein MSEGSDRQAFARASWANVLGNAAKIVVEGAAGLLFGSVALVADAAHSVADLVASVVVLVWGDSSFVGPDTTHPHGHDRVEPLTALFVGAVIVVLGLNLFYESVGGLVYGTAIRFSYLLLVALGFAIVDMYLVYRYTERVNAVLDSTALSALAKDCLNDIYTSVAAVVGVLGVLFGVPVLDPLAGALVSLLVVYQGVEIGRENVAYLVGAAPPAERREEIDETLRSHPAVEGIHDLTVFYDGTVLEVEAHVEVDGELTLHEAHDIETELIERLRTTDSVGDAHVHLDPAGIGEWKDAIE, from the coding sequence ATGAGCGAGGGGTCTGATCGGCAGGCGTTCGCCCGTGCCTCGTGGGCGAACGTGCTCGGCAACGCGGCGAAGATCGTCGTCGAGGGAGCCGCTGGACTGCTGTTCGGCAGCGTCGCGCTGGTCGCGGACGCCGCCCACTCCGTTGCGGACCTCGTCGCGAGCGTCGTCGTGCTGGTCTGGGGCGACAGCTCCTTTGTCGGCCCGGACACCACCCATCCGCACGGCCACGACCGGGTCGAGCCGCTGACCGCGCTGTTCGTCGGGGCGGTGATCGTCGTCCTCGGCCTCAACCTGTTCTACGAGTCGGTCGGGGGGCTCGTCTACGGGACCGCGATCCGCTTCAGCTACCTGCTGTTGGTCGCGCTCGGGTTCGCGATCGTCGACATGTATCTCGTCTACCGTTACACCGAGCGGGTGAACGCCGTCCTCGACTCGACGGCGCTCTCCGCGCTCGCGAAGGACTGTCTCAACGACATCTACACCTCGGTGGCGGCGGTCGTCGGCGTCCTCGGAGTCCTGTTCGGCGTTCCCGTCCTCGACCCGCTCGCGGGCGCGCTCGTCAGCCTGCTCGTGGTCTATCAGGGGGTCGAGATCGGCCGCGAGAACGTCGCGTACCTCGTCGGCGCCGCCCCGCCGGCAGAACGCCGCGAGGAGATCGACGAGACGCTTCGATCCCACCCCGCCGTCGAGGGGATCCACGACCTGACCGTCTTCTACGACGGTACGGTCCTGGAGGTCGAAGCCCACGTCGAGGTCGATGGGGAACTCACCCTGCACGAGGCTCACGACATCGAGACCGAACTCATCGAGCGGCTTCGGACGACCGACTCGGTCGGCGATGCCCACGTCCACCTGGATCCGGCGGGGATCGGCGAGTGGAAGGACGCGATCGAGTGA
- a CDS encoding DUF5784 family protein, whose translation MARPLRFRRSPQSWDLDRVHRDLLRPLDDALGARCSRPWYRSGGDYDARRFDMDNGDTALFAWNDDGAYWLGNTETPSTLWRTEKYTFDEVPYPIARWAQRELLAELREDEPWLADYPHLAWFFLPVFCSKDGRDSTREFFRDHAAGFPDADRKEACGFYESVLRPGILDRYRYVMASKLGTSEQFDRVRMSATMSEFTVAHLLTASGYAITPEIEVTTGHSIDFRADRPDVDGEGLLVEVTRPLPPTRRAANTAVAAVRETAETKTTGQLERHGGGVTLLVDCSSFRDDEWAQLKGEQPGVRHRPAAVFRARPSGRFEAYSKGSLPLDLDPVVSWV comes from the coding sequence GTGGCCCGCCCCCTTCGCTTTCGACGCTCTCCGCAGTCCTGGGATCTCGACCGAGTCCACCGTGACCTCCTTCGCCCGCTCGACGACGCGCTCGGCGCACGCTGCTCGCGTCCCTGGTACCGCTCGGGAGGCGACTACGACGCCCGACGGTTCGACATGGACAACGGCGACACCGCGCTGTTCGCCTGGAACGACGACGGCGCCTACTGGCTCGGCAACACCGAGACCCCGAGCACGCTCTGGCGCACCGAGAAGTACACGTTCGACGAGGTCCCCTACCCCATCGCCCGGTGGGCCCAGCGCGAACTGCTGGCCGAGCTCCGCGAGGACGAGCCGTGGCTCGCCGACTACCCCCATCTCGCGTGGTTCTTCCTGCCCGTCTTCTGCTCGAAGGACGGCCGCGATTCGACCCGGGAGTTCTTCCGCGACCACGCCGCGGGCTTTCCCGACGCCGACCGGAAGGAGGCCTGCGGGTTCTACGAGTCGGTGCTCCGACCCGGGATCCTCGATCGGTATCGATACGTCATGGCGAGCAAGCTCGGCACCAGCGAACAGTTCGACCGCGTCCGCATGAGCGCGACGATGAGTGAGTTCACCGTCGCGCATCTCCTCACCGCATCGGGCTACGCGATCACCCCTGAGATCGAGGTGACGACGGGTCACTCGATCGACTTCCGGGCCGATCGGCCCGACGTCGACGGCGAGGGACTCCTGGTCGAGGTCACCCGCCCGCTGCCGCCGACCCGCAGGGCGGCGAACACCGCCGTCGCCGCCGTCCGCGAGACCGCCGAGACCAAGACCACCGGCCAGCTCGAACGTCACGGCGGCGGCGTCACGCTGCTGGTCGACTGCTCGTCGTTTCGCGACGACGAGTGGGCCCAGCTCAAGGGCGAGCAGCCGGGTGTTCGCCACCGGCCCGCGGCCGTCTTTCGGGCGCGGCCCTCCGGACGGTTCGAGGCCTACTCGAAGGGGTCGCTCCCGCTGGACCTCGACCCGGTCGTGTCGTGGGTGTAG
- a CDS encoding DUF5786 family protein, with protein MSMGAYDEDEHERREKKSTTVETDFDDERTEYRGTLEFDSGDSTEALLDQFERMKAE; from the coding sequence ATGTCAATGGGTGCCTATGACGAGGACGAACACGAGCGCCGGGAAAAGAAAAGCACGACCGTCGAGACCGACTTCGACGACGAGCGCACGGAATACCGTGGAACGCTCGAGTTCGACTCCGGCGACTCGACGGAGGCACTCCTCGACCAGTTCGAACGCATGAAGGCGGAGTAG
- a CDS encoding DUF7530 family protein, with product MNEPDYGDTWVYESIVSALPGIELSNWTAVVLQLGLFQVGVLVFAAIYDLWSAAFAGTAAVAVAAGGSVVMLRLGELVRSTSVSSVYRRMLFGSSIEVVLSVLAFIALITQLFVVDPRQSATPLVTELFGPEPPMVVVYLALLVLWDLCYRIGTSWWITVVSLWRAVRSPVDEETAATLRRVDLLNVAFAALQLLLVPFVLSHPTLVVALVGHVSAVSIGSALSYLIGRR from the coding sequence ATGAACGAACCCGACTACGGCGACACCTGGGTCTACGAGAGCATCGTCAGCGCCCTCCCGGGGATCGAGCTCTCGAACTGGACCGCGGTCGTGTTACAGCTCGGACTGTTCCAGGTCGGCGTGCTCGTGTTCGCGGCGATCTACGACCTCTGGTCGGCGGCGTTCGCCGGCACCGCTGCGGTCGCCGTCGCCGCGGGCGGCAGCGTCGTCATGCTCCGCCTCGGCGAGCTCGTCCGATCGACCTCGGTTTCCTCCGTCTACCGACGGATGCTGTTCGGCTCGAGCATCGAGGTGGTGTTGAGCGTGCTCGCGTTCATCGCGCTGATCACCCAGCTGTTCGTCGTCGATCCCCGGCAGTCGGCGACCCCGCTGGTCACCGAGCTGTTCGGGCCCGAACCGCCGATGGTGGTGGTCTATCTCGCGCTGCTGGTGCTCTGGGACCTCTGTTATCGTATCGGAACCAGTTGGTGGATCACCGTCGTCTCGCTGTGGCGGGCGGTACGGTCACCCGTCGACGAGGAGACCGCCGCGACGCTCCGGCGCGTCGACCTGCTCAACGTCGCGTTCGCGGCGTTACAGCTCCTGCTGGTTCCGTTCGTCCTCTCGCACCCGACGTTGGTCGTCGCGCTCGTAGGACACGTGTCCGCGGTGTCGATCGGGTCGGCACTCTCCTATCTGATCGGGCGGCGCTGA
- a CDS encoding Rossmann-fold NAD(P)-binding domain-containing protein translates to MRVSVTGATGFVGERLIEQLAHWLPVMITPRWVRTDCQPIAIGDVIASLVDVLEAPESTDETFETGGPEVGSSQTMMYRTSEPLGKRQYIVPVLTPKLWAYWLDLVNDVPCDVAQPLVSELRNSVVVSDQRIRDLLPIDLTPFETAVSRALEGDGAE, encoded by the coding sequence ATGCGCGTGTCGGTGACGGGAGCGACCGGGTTCGTCGGGGAGCGACTGATCGAGCAGCTCGCACACTGGCTGCCGGTGATGATCACCCCGCGCTGGGTCCGAACCGACTGTCAGCCCATCGCCATCGGCGACGTGATCGCCTCCCTCGTCGACGTCCTCGAGGCCCCCGAGAGCACCGACGAGACGTTCGAGACCGGCGGCCCGGAGGTGGGGAGCTCCCAGACGATGATGTACCGTACGTCGGAGCCGCTCGGGAAGCGCCAGTACATCGTTCCCGTACTGACGCCGAAGCTCTGGGCGTACTGGCTGGACCTGGTGAATGACGTGCCTTGCGACGTCGCCCAGCCGCTCGTCTCGGAACTGAGGAACTCGGTCGTCGTCTCCGACCAGCGGATCCGCGACCTCCTTCCCATCGATCTCACTCCCTTCGAGACCGCCGTATCTCGTGCGCTCGAGGGTGACGGAGCGGAATGA
- a CDS encoding YkgJ family cysteine cluster protein yields MEVNCEGCAGCCIDWRPLDPDGADHERRGPRRPLDDVYNLVPLTRDDARSFLERGLADAMTPRLWETDAGVEIDGVTLAAIDGQPAFFLGLRKPPKPVGPFDRSPSWLPTCAFLDPVTLQCRIHDSEVYPEECAEYPGHNLALEMETECERVERRFGGDRLLDDEVPESLSGLLLGPQAIGQKVFTHPRPDRLDGVVERVREDRLTDADRAEFVAAAVSASPGTTRHNEEAFERAYDRTLETSSWVGEAIEEWESRAGDAEPDPTTAERVEGDRNAPPTPGWDDA; encoded by the coding sequence ATGGAGGTGAACTGCGAGGGGTGTGCCGGCTGCTGCATCGACTGGCGGCCGCTCGATCCCGACGGCGCGGACCACGAGCGCCGCGGACCCCGCCGTCCGCTCGACGACGTCTACAACCTCGTCCCGCTGACCCGTGACGACGCACGTTCGTTCCTCGAACGGGGGCTGGCCGACGCCATGACGCCGCGGCTCTGGGAGACCGACGCGGGCGTCGAGATCGACGGAGTCACGCTCGCGGCGATCGACGGCCAGCCGGCGTTCTTCCTCGGACTCAGAAAACCCCCGAAACCCGTCGGCCCCTTCGACCGGTCGCCCTCGTGGCTCCCGACCTGTGCCTTCCTGGATCCGGTTACGCTCCAGTGTCGGATCCATGACTCCGAGGTCTATCCCGAGGAGTGCGCGGAGTATCCCGGACACAACCTCGCGCTGGAGATGGAGACCGAGTGCGAGCGGGTCGAACGGCGTTTCGGCGGCGACCGACTGCTCGACGATGAGGTACCGGAGTCGCTGTCCGGACTGTTGCTCGGTCCACAGGCGATCGGACAGAAGGTGTTCACCCACCCCCGTCCCGATCGGTTGGACGGCGTCGTCGAGCGCGTCAGGGAGGACCGGCTGACCGACGCCGACCGCGCGGAGTTCGTCGCCGCGGCGGTCTCGGCGAGTCCGGGAACGACTCGCCACAACGAGGAGGCGTTCGAGCGGGCCTACGATCGAACCCTCGAAACGAGCTCGTGGGTCGGGGAAGCGATCGAGGAGTGGGAGTCCCGCGCCGGAGACGCCGAGCCGGATCCGACGACGGCCGAACGGGTGGAGGGAGACCGGAATGCACCCCCCACCCCCGGCTGGGACGACGCCTGA
- a CDS encoding phosphoribosyltransferase yields the protein MTTSFSSFDDRTDAGERLAALLQRRDVAADAVLAVPRGGLPVARVVADALDLPLDVVVARKLGSPTNPELAIGAVAADGSRWLNETLIDRLGVDASYVERTAEREAENAREKRERYRGEPAPATIGGTVLVVDDGIATGATTIACVRQAREAGAERVIVAVPVAPPDVVESLREEADEVIAVITPSNFGAVGRFYESFDQVPDEAAMAYLESER from the coding sequence ATGACCACCTCGTTCTCCTCGTTCGACGACAGGACCGACGCGGGCGAGCGGCTCGCCGCGCTGCTCCAACGCCGCGACGTCGCCGCCGACGCGGTGCTCGCGGTGCCTCGCGGCGGGCTCCCGGTCGCGCGGGTCGTCGCCGACGCGCTCGATCTCCCGCTGGACGTGGTCGTCGCCCGGAAGCTCGGCTCGCCGACCAACCCCGAACTCGCGATCGGCGCGGTCGCTGCCGACGGCTCGAGATGGCTCAACGAGACGCTGATCGACCGGCTCGGCGTCGACGCGTCGTACGTCGAACGGACTGCCGAACGCGAGGCGGAGAACGCGCGCGAGAAGCGCGAACGCTACCGCGGCGAACCCGCCCCGGCGACGATAGGCGGAACGGTGCTGGTCGTCGACGACGGGATCGCCACCGGCGCGACGACGATCGCCTGCGTCCGCCAGGCCCGCGAAGCCGGCGCCGAGCGGGTGATCGTCGCCGTCCCCGTCGCCCCACCGGACGTCGTCGAGTCGCTCCGCGAGGAGGCCGACGAGGTGATCGCCGTCATCACCCCTTCGAACTTCGGCGCCGTAGGCCGGTTCTACGAATCGTTCGACCAGGTACCCGACGAGGCCGCGATGGCGTACTTGGAGAGCGAACGCTAA
- the nasA gene encoding assimilatory nitrate reductase NasA, with product MSEPVPTTCMRCAVGCGHVHHRVDRGYGLASVRGDPAHPVNRGLACQRGIRETAEPDGEWLTRPLVRKDGELVPTSWDTALGIAAAALGTHLESPDRVAVLGSGQQTNEAAYLLGKLARGAIGTRNYDANTTLCMASAVTAYYDAFGSDGPPPTYADIDEADVHLIWGANPVAAHPVLFRWIRQQSEDSRLIVVDPVESETADHADLHVRPEPGTDLALARAVLARLVETDGIDRGFVGRHTEGFDALRSTLPDAHEATAAAGVSLETVDALAEAFSERTLVYWGMGVNQNTQGTATAGALIDLCLATGNMGEGTGPFSLTGQANSMGTRVCSSKGTWPGHREFEDPGHRRTVAGAWNVPEERLPADAGPGPVGIAEAMAAGDVEACYAVATNPVVGLPDASTARTAFEETFLVVQDAFHTETTALADVVLPAATWGESAGTAMNMERTVSRVRPATDTPSGVRSDLDVIGAIGRQLAPEAFDRPPLEPADVFDEFRALTAGTPADCSGISYERLETDLAVRWPAPDETSASGYRYRTRDGWSFETPSGCARFSTGVHHEVAEPIDEEFPLTLTTARRPDAYNTGVRTRTGETGPPTARIHPSTVAEYGMRIPEEDADRRTTVRSRRGSLTVRVESDERIPEGMVWLPIHHPAVNDLTLPETDPRSDEPNYKQCAVRLAAPSESIGRTVTARSD from the coding sequence ATGAGCGAGCCGGTCCCGACCACCTGTATGCGTTGTGCCGTCGGCTGCGGACACGTCCATCACCGCGTCGACCGGGGCTACGGGCTCGCGTCCGTCCGGGGCGACCCTGCCCACCCGGTCAACCGGGGGCTGGCCTGCCAGCGCGGGATCCGCGAGACGGCCGAACCCGACGGCGAGTGGCTCACACGCCCGCTCGTCCGCAAGGACGGCGAACTCGTCCCGACCAGCTGGGACACGGCGCTCGGGATCGCCGCCGCTGCGCTCGGGACCCACCTCGAGAGTCCCGACCGGGTCGCGGTACTCGGAAGCGGCCAGCAGACCAACGAGGCCGCATACCTGCTGGGAAAGCTCGCCCGCGGCGCGATCGGTACCCGCAACTACGACGCCAACACCACCCTCTGCATGGCGAGCGCCGTCACCGCCTACTACGACGCGTTCGGGAGCGACGGACCGCCGCCGACGTACGCCGACATCGACGAGGCCGACGTCCACCTGATCTGGGGGGCCAACCCCGTCGCCGCTCATCCGGTACTCTTCCGGTGGATCCGCCAACAGAGCGAGGACAGCCGACTGATCGTCGTCGATCCAGTCGAGAGCGAGACCGCGGATCACGCCGACCTCCACGTCCGCCCGGAGCCCGGCACGGACCTCGCACTCGCACGCGCGGTGCTCGCGCGTCTCGTCGAGACCGACGGGATCGACCGCGGGTTCGTCGGCCGACACACCGAGGGGTTCGACGCGCTTCGCTCGACGCTCCCGGACGCACACGAGGCGACCGCTGCGGCGGGCGTCTCCCTCGAGACCGTCGACGCGCTCGCCGAGGCCTTCTCCGAGCGGACGCTGGTCTACTGGGGGATGGGCGTCAACCAGAACACTCAGGGAACGGCGACCGCGGGCGCGCTGATCGATCTCTGTCTCGCGACCGGGAACATGGGCGAGGGTACGGGTCCGTTCTCGCTGACGGGCCAGGCGAACTCGATGGGGACGCGGGTCTGCTCCTCGAAGGGGACCTGGCCCGGCCACCGCGAGTTCGAGGACCCCGGACACCGCCGGACCGTCGCCGGGGCGTGGAACGTCCCCGAGGAGCGTCTGCCCGCCGACGCGGGGCCCGGTCCGGTCGGGATCGCCGAGGCGATGGCCGCCGGCGACGTGGAGGCCTGCTACGCCGTGGCGACCAACCCAGTCGTCGGCCTGCCCGACGCCTCGACTGCTCGAACGGCGTTCGAGGAGACGTTCCTCGTCGTTCAGGACGCCTTCCACACCGAGACTACCGCGCTCGCGGACGTCGTCCTTCCGGCGGCGACCTGGGGCGAGTCCGCGGGGACCGCGATGAACATGGAGCGGACCGTCTCGCGGGTCCGGCCCGCGACCGACACCCCCTCGGGCGTCCGTTCGGATCTCGACGTCATCGGAGCGATCGGCCGGCAACTCGCCCCCGAGGCGTTCGATCGGCCGCCGCTCGAGCCCGCGGACGTGTTCGACGAGTTCCGCGCGCTCACCGCCGGCACGCCCGCCGACTGCTCGGGCATCAGCTACGAGCGCCTCGAGACCGATCTCGCCGTGCGCTGGCCCGCTCCGGACGAGACCAGCGCGAGCGGCTATCGCTACCGGACACGCGACGGCTGGTCGTTCGAGACGCCGTCCGGGTGTGCGCGGTTCTCCACGGGCGTCCACCACGAGGTGGCCGAACCGATCGACGAGGAGTTCCCCCTGACGCTGACGACGGCCCGCCGGCCCGACGCGTACAACACCGGCGTCCGGACGCGAACCGGCGAGACCGGGCCGCCGACCGCCCGGATTCACCCCTCGACGGTCGCCGAGTACGGGATGCGGATCCCAGAGGAGGACGCCGACCGTCGGACGACCGTTCGCTCTCGACGCGGGTCACTGACCGTTCGCGTCGAGAGCGACGAGCGGATCCCGGAGGGGATGGTGTGGCTTCCGATCCACCACCCGGCGGTCAACGACCTCACGCTCCCGGAGACGGATCCGCGATCCGACGAGCCGAACTACAAGCAGTGTGCCGTGCGACTGGCCGCGCCCTCGGAGTCGATCGGGCGGACGGTGACCGCCCGGAGCGACTGA